ACTGGGAGCAAATACCTGGCGGCACGTGGCCTTTGTGGAGCAAAACAATGACCGCATCGAGCAGGCCCGCGAGGAGGGCAAGAATCTCATTTCCTTAGGGATGCCTTCGGTAGGGGCGCAGGCCCCGTCGGTTGATACCACCCCGCCGGATACGGATACGTTCCGGTGGCTCATGTCCTCGGACGTGTGTAAGCACTGCACGCATGCGGGCTGCTTGGACGTGTGTCCTACCGGCGCGCTGTTCCGCACCGAGTTTGGCACCGTTGTGGTCCAAGATGATGTGTGCAATGGCTGCGGTACCTGCGTGGCCGGCTGCCCGTTTGGCGTCATCGAGCGCCGCGATGACGGCGGTGTGGCGCTGAAGTACGACAAGACGGCCACGGTGGATTACGTGGATAATTCCCATGCCGGCGTGAACGTGCTGAAAAAGCTTAAGCAGCTTGCCCCGCAGGGGCCGGACCACACGCCAGGCGAGTCGATGCCGATTAAGAATTTGGGTGTGGCCCAAAAGTGCACCATGTGCTACGACCGCCTGAAGCAGGGAGAGCAGCCAGCATGTTCTAAGACCTGTCCTACCGATTCCATTCAGTTCGGCCCGTACGAGGAGATGGTGGCCGCGGCCAAGGAACGCGTGCGTGTATTGCACGAGCAAGGGCTTACCGAGGCCCGCCTTTACGGCGCCAACCAGGACGATGGCGTGGGCGGAACCGGCTCCATCTTCCTGCTTTTGGATTCACCTGAGGTCTACGGTTTGCCGCCGGACCCGCGCGTGCCGACGGCCGATTTACCGCAGATGTATAAGACCGCAGCCAAGGCTATCGGCGGCATGGCGCTGGCCGTGGCCGGTTCCTTCCTGATTGGGGGACGCAAATGAGCAACTTTGATGAATACCGTCCACCGCAGCCGGAGCGCCGCAATCGCTACCGGAAGTTCGATGGTACGAAGCCGAAGAAGAAGCGGAAGCGTCCAGGCGCGGGTGCGCAGGACGGCTCCAAAGAGGAGCGCATGGCGCAGGACTTCGAGTTCTCGTCTTACTACGGCCGACCTGTGGTGAAGGCTCCGCCGTGGGAATGGCCTATCGGCGCCTACCTCTTTCTGGGCGGTGTGAGCGGTGGCTCGGGACTCTTGGCCGCTGGTGCACAGGCCGTGGGCAATGCGCCGCTGCGTCGCACCACGCGGATCTCTGCCTTTGGCGCGGCGGCCGTGGGATCGGTCTTTTTGATTCTGGATTTGGGCCGCCCGGAACGCGCATTGAACATGTTCCGCGTCTTCAAGGTGACCTCGCCAATGTCCATGGGCTCGTGGATTTTGTCGGGCTTTGCCAGCGCGGCCGCGCTGCCTGCCGCCGCGGAAGTGGACGCGGCGACTGGCCACAAGCTGCCGCTGCCGAAATTCGTGCGCACGGCGCTGAAGAAGTCGGCCGGGCCGGCGGGCGCGGTCGCGGGTGTACTCGGTGGTCCGCTCGCAGGCTATACCGCGGTATTGCTGTCCAATACCTCGAACCCGGTGTGGAATGACATGAAAAAGCACCTGCCGTATGTCTTCGTTTCCTCGGCAGGTGCGGCGTCGTCAGGCCTGGCTATGGTGACCACTCCGGTCGAGCACGCGGGACCGGCCCGTGTGTTGGGCATGGCCGCTGCAGCAAGTGATCTGGCAGCGACCAAGGTGCTGGAGGAAGGCATGGAGCCGGAGCCGCGCGAAGCTCTGCACCAGGGTAAGCCGGGCGCGTTGATGAAGGCTTCGGAATACTTCATCGCAGCCGGCGGTGTCGGTAGCGCGGTGGCTGCGGTGACGAAGTCGCGGGCGGTCTCGGTGGCTGCGGGGCTATCGCTCTTGGCTGGCTCGGCGTGCACGCGCTTTGGCGTGCTCAACGCCGGCTTGGAAGCGGTGAAGAACCCGGAGACCACCATCGGGCCGCAGAAGCGCCGGGCGGAAAGGCGCCGGCGCGAGCAGGGCCTCGACCACGATGTGGTGAGCCCGGACTAGTCCAGGTCCTGCAGGGCGGGGGCGAGCTCCGCGCCGATGTCTTCCATGCGTTGTTGCTCGGCTGCGGAGTCGCGGCCATCGCGGTGAAGGTAGTAGTTCAGCGCCACATCGCCCACGGTGGTCACGCACGTGGTAGACACTGACTCTTCGACCGGCCAGGCGGAGCAGTAAAAGCGCCTGTCAGCGGCGGTGAACTCGAAGGGGGAGTACTCATTGGCGATGCCCCCTCGGACGAGCACCCCACCAGCCCCGCCCCGGCTAGGGCGGTGGAGGCGAGGGTGAGGAAAGCGGGGAGGCGTCGGCGCATCTTAGGCCTTAATGAACGCATCGCCGGTGCGCTCGGTGGTATGGCCGATGACGGGGTAGCCGGGAACCTCGCCGATGAGGAGGAGGCCGCCGGAAGTTTGGGCGTCGGCAAGCAGCACTAGCTCTTCCTCGCTCAAGGAGGTATCGAGGTGTGGGCGCACCCAGTCGAGATTGCGGCGAGAGCCGCCGGGGATGAAGCCCTCTGCCAGCGCTTCCTTTGCGCCTTCGATGGTGGGCACGGCGGAAAAATCGAGCTCCGCGGCGATGCCGGAGGCCCGGCACAGCTTGTATAAGTGGCCGAGCAACCCGAAGCCGGTGACATCCGTGGCGGCACGCACGCCCGCCTCCACCGCGGCGCGGGCGGCCTCACGGTTCAAGGTGGTCATGGAATCGACCGCGGCCTGGGAGACCTCGCCGGTGGCCTTGTGCTTGTTGTTGAGGATGCCCACGCCAATGGGCTTGGTTAGGGTGATGGGCAGGCCGGGTTCGGCGGCGTCGTTGCGCATGAGCTTGTCGGGGGCCACGATGCCGGTAGCTGCCATACCGTACAGGGGCTCGGGCGCGGTGATGGAATGCCCACCTGTTACGGAGATGCCGGCCTCGGTGGCTATATCCATGCCGCCGCGCAGGACCTCGCGCAGCACATCCAGGCCCAGCTTTTCATTGGGCCAGCCCACCAGGTTGATGGCGGTAACCGGGGTGCCACCCATGGCATAGACATCAGAGAGCGCATTGGCCGCGGCCACCCGCCCCCAGTCATAGGGGTCATTGAGCATGGGAGTGAAAAAGTCCGCGGTGGAGATAACCGCCAGGCCATCTTGAATCTTTACGGCTGCGGCATCATCGCCATCGTCCAAGCCGACCAGCACGTTGGGGTCGGCCTTGCCAATGAGGCCTTCGACGGCGG
The nucleotide sequence above comes from Corynebacterium tuberculostearicum. Encoded proteins:
- a CDS encoding 4Fe-4S dicluster domain-containing protein — translated: MTNLLTENASRHGYDKYRRMAFFTDTSVCIGCKACEVACKEWNRNPVEGYDVTGDSYDNTGALGANTWRHVAFVEQNNDRIEQAREEGKNLISLGMPSVGAQAPSVDTTPPDTDTFRWLMSSDVCKHCTHAGCLDVCPTGALFRTEFGTVVVQDDVCNGCGTCVAGCPFGVIERRDDGGVALKYDKTATVDYVDNSHAGVNVLKKLKQLAPQGPDHTPGESMPIKNLGVAQKCTMCYDRLKQGEQPACSKTCPTDSIQFGPYEEMVAAAKERVRVLHEQGLTEARLYGANQDDGVGGTGSIFLLLDSPEVYGLPPDPRVPTADLPQMYKTAAKAIGGMALAVAGSFLIGGRK
- the selD gene encoding selenide, water dikinase SelD, translated to MTQDIKLTSFAAGGGCACKIPAGQLESAVEGLIGKADPNVLVGLDDGDDAAAVKIQDGLAVISTADFFTPMLNDPYDWGRVAAANALSDVYAMGGTPVTAINLVGWPNEKLGLDVLREVLRGGMDIATEAGISVTGGHSITAPEPLYGMAATGIVAPDKLMRNDAAEPGLPITLTKPIGVGILNNKHKATGEVSQAAVDSMTTLNREAARAAVEAGVRAATDVTGFGLLGHLYKLCRASGIAAELDFSAVPTIEGAKEALAEGFIPGGSRRNLDWVRPHLDTSLSEEELVLLADAQTSGGLLLIGEVPGYPVIGHTTERTGDAFIKA
- the nrfD gene encoding NrfD/PsrC family molybdoenzyme membrane anchor subunit, with the protein product MSNFDEYRPPQPERRNRYRKFDGTKPKKKRKRPGAGAQDGSKEERMAQDFEFSSYYGRPVVKAPPWEWPIGAYLFLGGVSGGSGLLAAGAQAVGNAPLRRTTRISAFGAAAVGSVFLILDLGRPERALNMFRVFKVTSPMSMGSWILSGFASAAALPAAAEVDAATGHKLPLPKFVRTALKKSAGPAGAVAGVLGGPLAGYTAVLLSNTSNPVWNDMKKHLPYVFVSSAGAASSGLAMVTTPVEHAGPARVLGMAAAASDLAATKVLEEGMEPEPREALHQGKPGALMKASEYFIAAGGVGSAVAAVTKSRAVSVAAGLSLLAGSACTRFGVLNAGLEAVKNPETTIGPQKRRAERRRREQGLDHDVVSPD